One genomic segment of Helicobacter enhydrae includes these proteins:
- the pth gene encoding aminoacyl-tRNA hydrolase, with protein sequence MQKLLIVGLGNPGSQYANNRHNIGFLAIDRLAQELNLTFEAHKKLHAHLAITPNYILCKPQTFMNTSGEAVLAVQRFYKTQELFVIYDDLDLPYGNLRFKKGGGNGGHNGLRSIDLMCGNDYYRARCGIGRPIDNQAIIPYVLGDFEQYPTELITHCVKASMDFVLHQDLMRLQNFFQIKTKPNQ encoded by the coding sequence ATGCAAAAACTCCTTATCGTTGGGCTGGGCAATCCCGGCTCACAATATGCCAACAATCGCCACAATATCGGATTTTTGGCTATAGATCGTTTGGCTCAAGAGCTCAATCTCACTTTTGAAGCTCACAAAAAACTCCACGCTCATCTTGCAATCACCCCAAATTATATTTTGTGCAAACCCCAAACCTTTATGAATACCTCTGGTGAAGCTGTGTTGGCTGTGCAACGATTCTATAAAACACAAGAGCTCTTTGTGATTTATGATGATTTGGATTTGCCCTATGGGAATCTACGCTTCAAAAAAGGAGGGGGAAATGGTGGGCACAATGGTTTGCGTTCGATTGATTTGATGTGTGGAAATGATTACTATCGTGCAAGATGTGGGATTGGAAGACCCATCGACAATCAAGCAATCATTCCGTATGTTTTGGGAGATTTTGAACAATATCCCACAGAACTGATCACTCATTGTGTCAAAGCCTCGATGGATTTTGTGTTGCACCAAGATCTAATGCGTTTGCAAAACTTCTTCCAAATCAAAACCAAGCCCAATCAATGA
- a CDS encoding aminotransferase class V-fold PLP-dependent enzyme, protein MRQVEAIYKTFFEPLLKDDEDKILQLRQSMLLRKGIRYFDFTASGLASKIINKRLKSFLPYYANTHSLASTNAIITTQMYQMAKEKIREALGLEKDFVILSVGSGATAAIKMFQEIMGIYIPPKTKQRIPLSLLQDLPQVFVGPYEHHSNEISFREGLCQTTRIPLNNAGLFDLESLKTQVAHAHNLLIGSFNLASNVTGLITPYEEVSEILRQKGGIIAFDMASSAPYMNIPSHLFDACYVSPHKFLGGIGSCGILAIREKLVDTDLPPTFAGGGTIKNSNRLIHSYLEDIGQRQEAGTPPVLQTLIASLSFALRNEVGLGLIAQREHILTQSLIYELKQIPATTIYGNLDVRRLGAVAFNVGGIHPHTLAEELSVKYGIQVRSGCSCAGPYGCDLFGLNDELKDKPNWLRVSVHYTHTLADIEYFVESLKKAIKSLRG, encoded by the coding sequence GTGAGGCAAGTGGAGGCAATTTATAAAACTTTTTTTGAACCGCTTTTAAAAGATGATGAAGACAAGATTTTACAACTGCGTCAATCGATGCTTCTAAGAAAAGGCATTCGGTATTTTGATTTTACGGCTTCAGGACTTGCTTCAAAGATCATCAACAAACGCTTGAAGAGTTTTTTGCCTTATTATGCAAATACGCATTCTCTGGCTTCAACCAATGCAATCATTACGACACAAATGTATCAAATGGCAAAAGAAAAGATTAGAGAGGCGTTGGGGCTAGAAAAAGACTTTGTGATTTTGAGCGTGGGGAGTGGGGCGACTGCAGCGATCAAAATGTTTCAAGAGATTATGGGGATTTATATCCCACCCAAAACAAAACAAAGGATCCCTCTCTCTTTGCTTCAGGATTTGCCACAAGTGTTTGTGGGTCCTTATGAACATCATTCCAATGAAATTAGCTTCCGCGAGGGCTTGTGCCAAACCACTCGCATTCCCCTCAATAATGCAGGTTTGTTTGATTTAGAATCACTCAAAACCCAAGTAGCTCACGCTCACAATCTTTTGATTGGGTCTTTTAATCTTGCCTCCAATGTCACAGGCTTGATCACGCCTTATGAAGAGGTTTCAGAGATTTTGCGTCAAAAAGGTGGGATCATTGCTTTTGATATGGCTTCTAGCGCACCTTATATGAATATCCCTAGTCATTTATTTGATGCTTGTTATGTTTCTCCGCACAAATTTTTGGGTGGCATAGGAAGTTGTGGGATTTTGGCAATAAGAGAAAAGCTTGTAGATACTGATTTGCCTCCGACTTTTGCAGGGGGAGGGACGATCAAAAACTCTAATCGTTTGATTCATTCTTATTTGGAGGATATAGGGCAACGCCAAGAAGCAGGCACACCCCCTGTCCTCCAAACTCTGATTGCTAGTTTGTCCTTTGCGTTGCGTAATGAAGTGGGATTAGGATTGATTGCTCAGCGTGAGCATATTTTGACACAAAGTTTGATTTATGAGCTCAAGCAGATTCCTGCGACTACGATTTATGGTAACCTCGATGTCAGGCGTTTGGGTGCTGTTGCATTCAATGTTGGGGGTATCCACCCTCACACATTGGCAGAAGAGTTGAGTGTGAAGTATGGCATACAGGTGCGTTCTGGTTGTTCTTGTGCAGGTCCTTATGGTTGTGATTTGTTTGGTTTGAACGATGAGCTCAAAGACAAGCCTAATTGGCTTAGAGTAAGTGTGCATTATACGCACACCCTTGCTGATATTGAGTATTTTGTCGAATCTCTCAAAAAAGCGATTAAGAGTTTGCGTGGCTAG
- a CDS encoding Mrp/NBP35 family ATP-binding protein, whose product MEKEQVLSALKQIKYPKFEKDIVSFGFVKETIIEQGRLKVFLEIPSSADEVSQTLRKEIVECMQKVGFGEVEVEIKTPKIQEAKPSKKNIASQIKHFVMVSSGKGGVGKSTSSVNLAIALAQSGKKVGLLDADIYGPNIPRMLGLNGEKPQVDEKLKKLIPLKAYGIEMMSMGVLYEEGQSLIWRGPMIMRAVEQLLSDVLWSELDVLVIDMPPGTGDAQLTLAQSVPVSAGITVSTPQSVSLDDSTRSLDMFNKLNIPIAGIIENMSGFICPDCQKEYDIFGKGTTQALADSFATRVLAQVPIEIQVREGGDGGKPITFFHPQSKSAQEYLNAARLLSAFLDKVEANGGVDNTSIQPTKDHSHLH is encoded by the coding sequence ATGGAAAAAGAACAAGTGTTATCTGCACTCAAGCAGATCAAATATCCAAAATTTGAAAAAGACATCGTGAGCTTTGGTTTTGTCAAAGAAACAATCATCGAGCAAGGGAGGCTAAAGGTTTTTTTGGAGATCCCCTCTAGTGCAGATGAAGTGTCACAAACTTTACGCAAAGAGATTGTGGAATGTATGCAAAAGGTAGGTTTTGGAGAAGTTGAGGTAGAGATCAAAACCCCCAAAATCCAAGAGGCAAAACCAAGCAAAAAAAACATCGCCTCCCAAATCAAACATTTCGTGATGGTGAGTTCGGGCAAGGGAGGGGTAGGCAAATCTACAAGCAGTGTGAATCTAGCAATCGCTTTGGCACAAAGTGGCAAAAAAGTCGGTTTGCTGGATGCAGATATTTATGGACCCAATATCCCAAGAATGCTCGGACTAAATGGTGAAAAACCTCAAGTGGATGAAAAGCTCAAGAAGCTTATCCCTCTCAAAGCCTATGGGATTGAGATGATGAGTATGGGGGTGCTTTATGAAGAGGGGCAAAGTCTGATTTGGCGTGGTCCGATGATTATGCGTGCAGTGGAGCAACTTCTAAGCGATGTGCTTTGGAGTGAGCTAGATGTGCTAGTGATTGATATGCCTCCTGGCACTGGAGATGCACAGCTGACTTTGGCACAAAGTGTGCCTGTGAGTGCTGGTATCACCGTGAGCACCCCACAAAGCGTGAGTCTAGATGATAGCACGAGAAGTTTGGATATGTTCAATAAGCTCAATATCCCAATCGCAGGAATCATCGAAAATATGAGTGGCTTTATCTGCCCTGATTGCCAAAAGGAATATGATATTTTTGGCAAGGGGACGACTCAGGCATTGGCTGATAGCTTTGCTACGCGTGTGTTGGCACAAGTGCCGATTGAAATCCAAGTGCGTGAGGGTGGAGATGGTGGTAAGCCGATCACATTTTTCCATCCACAAAGCAAGAGTGCTCAAGAGTATCTAAACGCTGCACGATTGTTGAGTGCATTTTTGGACAAAGTTGAAGCAAATGGAGGGGTGGATAACACATCTATCCAACCCACAAAAGATCACTCCCATTTACACTGA
- a CDS encoding LptF/LptG family permease, whose product MKTFVFISKNYLRYFLILLVALEAFFIGADSIKYADKFPDSANLIVLFFFNDALYALNYTLPLSLLLGGILFLITFLKSNQFGAMLALGFSKRQILLAPFVLSLLISCIYIALNATSFVYAQERVEAIIDQNSLNNAQEDILLKHNHNYIYFQKIYPSLNQAKNIKIFTLDNQRLKSFIQAETGVFDGRFWILKNAKIGQISATFSSQTNALSFKKVESMKILENFKPKVLDTFLKDKPTISIIDAIDSLKIHLEQGLDSTKIRAILYSAILIPLFVPLTLVIFGYFIPSLPRYIKISLLSFKLIMISLVIWGIFFSVSKFSIGGIIYPEFGILLPMIVLCSVTLYCFAKLKNQI is encoded by the coding sequence ATGAAAACTTTTGTGTTTATCTCAAAAAACTATCTAAGATATTTTTTGATTCTTTTGGTCGCACTTGAGGCGTTTTTCATCGGAGCAGATTCTATCAAGTATGCTGACAAATTCCCTGATTCGGCTAACTTGATTGTTTTGTTTTTCTTCAATGACGCACTTTATGCTCTCAACTACACACTCCCTCTCTCGCTATTGCTAGGTGGCATTTTGTTTCTCATCACTTTTTTGAAATCCAATCAATTTGGTGCAATGTTGGCACTTGGCTTTTCCAAAAGGCAAATACTTTTGGCTCCTTTTGTTTTGAGCCTCTTGATTTCTTGTATCTATATCGCACTCAATGCGACTTCGTTTGTCTATGCACAAGAACGCGTAGAAGCCATTATCGATCAAAATTCTCTCAACAATGCCCAAGAAGACATTTTGCTCAAACACAACCACAACTATATCTATTTCCAAAAAATATACCCCTCCCTCAATCAAGCCAAAAATATCAAAATCTTCACGCTTGACAATCAGCGTCTCAAATCATTCATTCAAGCGGAGACAGGGGTGTTTGATGGGAGATTTTGGATTCTCAAAAATGCAAAAATCGGTCAGATTAGTGCGACTTTTTCCTCACAAACCAATGCTTTGAGCTTCAAAAAAGTCGAGAGTATGAAAATACTAGAAAATTTCAAGCCAAAAGTTTTGGATACTTTTCTCAAAGACAAGCCCACGATTTCTATCATTGATGCCATCGATTCGCTCAAAATCCATTTGGAGCAAGGGCTTGATTCTACAAAAATCCGTGCCATTCTCTATAGTGCGATTCTCATACCCCTTTTTGTGCCACTCACTCTTGTTATCTTTGGCTATTTTATCCCCTCATTGCCGCGTTACATCAAGATATCTCTACTCTCTTTCAAACTCATTATGATTTCATTGGTCATCTGGGGGATTTTCTTTTCTGTTTCCAAATTTAGCATTGGTGGGATTATCTATCCGGAGTTTGGGATACTTCTTCCGATGATTGTTTTGTGCTCTGTGACACTCTATTGCTTCGCCAAGCTCAAGAATCAGATCTGA
- the traF gene encoding conjugal transfer protein TraF produces the protein MARIFLILFAPFVLWALGFAPMGGIPSSIGGTGVAVRSGAWGLYYNPALLSSDPRSKFGYSAGFWITKSNINKFLSLGPLSGGQEIEAALDELSNGKASMQVPMGFVVQMGDINVVQKTAQEDQYGRLVYMEDKIPIGVFAMGAFAVSESGVHFAKVSNTLFEMQQVGVSLLELPFGYAYEVVTDGGRFDFGVALKYMRAAVSVEQKIASALEGFAFETPDFLNGKLAQSFGVDLGFLYSYKDFHLGLTAKNVNFPRFKLADSTAQMLPSVRVGTSYEFLENYTFALDADVLPDQSFGMPRTQYVSLGFLGEYRYGGFGVGACVDIFDVWGSKISVGGNLLGLIQIIGELGINFAKVGGRDLYFPTNFGLKVGGSFSF, from the coding sequence GTGGCTAGAATCTTTCTGATTTTATTTGCTCCTTTTGTGCTTTGGGCATTGGGGTTTGCACCGATGGGTGGCATACCAAGCTCTATTGGAGGCACGGGAGTTGCGGTGCGTAGTGGTGCGTGGGGGCTTTATTATAATCCTGCATTGCTCTCAAGCGATCCACGAAGTAAGTTTGGCTATAGTGCGGGTTTTTGGATCACAAAAAGCAATATCAACAAATTTTTGAGCTTAGGACCTTTGAGTGGGGGGCAGGAGATAGAGGCGGCACTTGATGAGCTCAGCAATGGCAAAGCGTCAATGCAGGTACCGATGGGATTTGTGGTGCAGATGGGCGATATTAATGTTGTGCAAAAAACAGCACAAGAAGACCAATATGGGCGTTTGGTGTATATGGAGGACAAAATCCCTATCGGTGTTTTTGCAATGGGGGCATTTGCTGTCTCTGAGAGTGGTGTGCATTTTGCCAAAGTGAGCAATACTCTTTTTGAGATGCAACAAGTTGGAGTTTCTTTGCTTGAGCTTCCGTTTGGCTATGCTTATGAAGTTGTGACAGATGGGGGGAGATTTGATTTTGGTGTGGCGTTGAAGTATATGCGTGCAGCGGTATCTGTTGAGCAAAAAATTGCTTCTGCCTTGGAGGGTTTTGCTTTTGAAACGCCTGATTTTTTGAATGGCAAACTTGCACAATCTTTTGGAGTGGATCTTGGCTTTTTGTATTCTTATAAGGATTTTCATTTGGGTTTGACTGCCAAAAATGTCAATTTCCCTAGATTCAAGTTGGCAGATTCTACTGCCCAAATGCTCCCTAGTGTGCGTGTTGGCACAAGCTATGAGTTTTTGGAAAATTATACTTTTGCCTTGGATGCAGATGTGTTGCCTGATCAGTCTTTTGGAATGCCAAGGACGCAATATGTGAGTCTAGGGTTTTTGGGTGAATATCGATATGGTGGCTTTGGCGTTGGTGCTTGTGTGGATATTTTTGATGTATGGGGTTCCAAAATAAGCGTTGGTGGGAATTTGCTAGGTTTGATACAAATCATAGGAGAGCTTGGAATCAATTTTGCAAAAGTCGGAGGCAGGGATTTATATTTTCCAACAAATTTTGGATTGAAAGTGGGTGGGAGCTTCAGCTTCTAG
- the tlyA gene encoding 23S rRNA (cytidine-2'-O)-methyltransferase TlyA yields MRIDCYLLHNGHASSRQKAQELIAMGCVWVNSKPCDKNSLLVAQGDCVEVVRHKQWVSRAGYKLDGFLKTHAIELEGQRVLDIGSSTGGFSEVLLEYGAREITCVDVGSSQLHPTLRGDPRIIVCENQDIRDFVAESFDFVVCDVSFISLRLLLDKIFSLTSKECLLLFKPQFEVGKNIKRDKKGVIKDLSAVSKALEEFLQLVRYKGFGVLACEKSLIEGKNGNEEYFIYLSKS; encoded by the coding sequence TTGAGAATCGATTGTTATCTCCTTCATAATGGACATGCCTCAAGTCGCCAAAAAGCTCAAGAGTTGATTGCGATGGGCTGTGTTTGGGTGAATTCTAAGCCTTGCGACAAAAACTCTCTGTTGGTGGCACAGGGGGATTGTGTGGAGGTTGTGAGGCATAAACAATGGGTTTCTCGTGCTGGATACAAATTGGATGGATTTTTGAAAACCCATGCGATTGAGCTTGAGGGTCAGCGTGTGCTAGATATTGGATCAAGCACTGGGGGGTTTAGTGAGGTGTTGCTTGAATATGGAGCGAGGGAAATCACTTGCGTTGATGTGGGAAGTTCGCAACTTCACCCTACATTGAGAGGCGATCCAAGAATCATCGTCTGTGAAAATCAAGATATTCGCGATTTTGTCGCAGAGAGTTTTGATTTTGTGGTGTGCGATGTTTCTTTTATCTCTTTGAGATTGTTGCTTGATAAAATTTTTAGTCTTACTTCCAAAGAGTGCTTATTGCTTTTCAAGCCACAATTTGAGGTGGGCAAAAATATCAAAAGGGACAAAAAAGGAGTGATCAAAGACTTGAGTGCTGTATCAAAGGCTTTGGAGGAGTTTTTGCAACTAGTGCGATATAAGGGCTTTGGCGTCCTTGCTTGTGAAAAAAGTTTGATTGAAGGTAAAAATGGCAATGAAGAATATTT
- a CDS encoding bifunctional 2-C-methyl-D-erythritol 4-phosphate cytidylyltransferase/2-C-methyl-D-erythritol 2,4-cyclodiphosphate synthase: MEINKDITIILLASGNSTRFSQESLPKKQWLRIQDKPLWQFVYDLFLSFGFEQIILTASNQQECQYMQLLGYQAILGGETRTLSLLQALQKVTTPYVLVNDAARWNIPKNTIDTLIQTAKLHPHLDCIAPSLKLADTLHDTRGAYPPREYFEMIQTPQLSKTKILIEALNQGEFSDESSAIFHHTRQVCYVPGSPLLHKLTTQEDLLWLRTFASPPSTETLIGNGLDIHAFENGKPMRLCGIEIPSPFGFKAHSDGDVAIHAIIDAMLGAIGAGDIGEWFPDTDERFKGADSMQLLRQVSSFLRDIGYTICNLDLTLVAQIPKITPHKAKMREHLAHLLNLPQPKISLKATTAEKMGFIGREEGVCAICTIGVKFYDWSHQ, translated from the coding sequence TTGGAAATCAACAAAGATATTACCATTATTCTACTTGCTTCAGGTAACTCTACGCGTTTCTCTCAAGAATCCCTCCCCAAGAAGCAATGGCTAAGAATCCAAGACAAGCCACTTTGGCAGTTTGTCTATGATTTGTTTCTGTCATTTGGGTTTGAGCAAATCATCCTTACAGCTTCAAATCAGCAAGAGTGCCAATATATGCAACTTTTGGGCTATCAGGCAATCCTTGGGGGAGAAACACGCACTCTATCATTGCTACAAGCTCTCCAAAAAGTAACAACGCCTTATGTATTGGTCAATGATGCTGCAAGATGGAATATCCCAAAAAACACGATCGACACTCTCATCCAAACCGCCAAACTGCACCCACATCTAGACTGCATCGCCCCATCGTTGAAACTTGCCGACACACTGCACGACACACGCGGAGCCTATCCTCCTAGAGAATATTTTGAGATGATCCAAACCCCCCAACTCTCCAAGACCAAAATCCTCATCGAAGCTTTGAATCAAGGAGAGTTTAGCGATGAAAGCAGTGCGATTTTTCACCACACACGCCAAGTGTGCTATGTGCCGGGCTCACCACTCTTGCACAAACTCACAACCCAAGAGGACCTACTATGGCTCCGAACTTTTGCCTCTCCGCCAAGCACAGAAACATTGATCGGCAATGGATTGGACATCCACGCTTTTGAAAATGGCAAACCCATGCGTCTATGCGGTATCGAGATCCCTAGCCCTTTTGGATTCAAAGCCCATAGCGATGGCGATGTGGCAATCCATGCGATCATTGATGCGATGCTTGGGGCAATAGGGGCAGGAGATATTGGAGAATGGTTCCCAGACACCGATGAACGCTTCAAGGGTGCTGATTCTATGCAACTTCTGAGACAAGTGTCCTCATTTTTACGCGACATTGGCTACACGATTTGCAATCTCGATCTCACACTTGTGGCACAAATCCCCAAAATCACGCCACACAAAGCCAAAATGAGAGAGCATCTCGCCCACCTCCTCAATCTGCCACAACCAAAAATCAGCCTCAAAGCCACAACCGCTGAAAAAATGGGCTTCATCGGGCGTGAAGAGGGGGTTTGTGCGATCTGCACAATCGGAGTTAAATTTTATGATTGGAGTCATCAATGA
- a CDS encoding 50S ribosomal protein L25/general stress protein Ctc — translation MLEGQIRESISKSNAKALKNDGYLIANIYGKGQQNIHCAFKRNDFIKAVKSKETLIFPVKVGGQEIKVVVQEYQKDPVSNDLLHVDLMMAQEGVVSKYKIPVKTHGSAKGLKNKGVLMISKKRIQVQSAPENLPNFYDLDVSDLDVGDAILIRDLPSHQGVKIIEKDSVAVVGVIKAK, via the coding sequence ATGTTAGAAGGACAAATTAGAGAGAGTATTTCAAAATCTAATGCAAAAGCATTAAAGAATGATGGTTATCTAATTGCCAACATTTATGGAAAAGGGCAACAAAACATCCATTGTGCTTTCAAACGCAATGATTTTATCAAAGCTGTCAAATCCAAAGAAACCCTCATCTTCCCTGTCAAAGTCGGTGGTCAAGAAATCAAAGTAGTCGTGCAAGAATATCAAAAAGATCCTGTAAGCAATGACTTGTTACATGTGGATTTGATGATGGCACAAGAGGGCGTTGTATCCAAATACAAAATCCCTGTCAAAACTCACGGAAGTGCAAAAGGTCTCAAAAACAAAGGCGTTTTGATGATTTCCAAGAAACGCATTCAAGTGCAATCTGCTCCTGAAAATCTTCCAAACTTTTATGATTTGGATGTAAGCGATCTTGATGTGGGCGATGCTATTCTCATCAGAGATTTGCCATCTCACCAAGGTGTAAAAATCATCGAAAAAGATTCTGTAGCTGTTGTGGGAGTCATCAAAGCTAAATAA
- a CDS encoding response regulator, which translates to MNVLIVENEAYLAQSITNKLNSAGYKCHIVSTINEAMQKEKMEVILLSSNAGGSLCEMFIRQNPQAIIIMMIDYVSEDTVTKPIKNGAKDYIIKPFMIDELLRKIDHHKNYQILCNQLIFYEEYFSFLENEMIIPTDPCSHMPFIIRSDSQHHADVFAIKFAKEKKAILHFASLKFYQWKEILPKIEKGHILYITHSEELKRNDFKEFLSKVKDKNVIVSLIANDSVHFPNVITIQSKNPMSSIDGNILPLKEYEKCIIQKYENRYSDVELADKLGISRKNLWEKRKKYGIERKK; encoded by the coding sequence ATGAATGTCTTAATTGTCGAAAACGAAGCATATCTTGCACAAAGTATCACAAACAAGCTCAATAGTGCAGGATACAAATGTCACATTGTTTCCACTATCAATGAAGCAATGCAAAAAGAAAAAATGGAAGTGATTCTACTCTCCTCCAACGCAGGTGGTTCTTTGTGCGAAATGTTTATCCGCCAAAACCCTCAAGCGATCATCATTATGATGATTGACTATGTCAGCGAAGACACGGTGACAAAGCCTATCAAAAATGGTGCCAAAGACTACATCATCAAACCCTTTATGATTGATGAACTTTTACGCAAAATAGACCACCACAAAAACTATCAAATCCTATGCAACCAACTTATTTTCTATGAAGAGTATTTCTCGTTTTTGGAAAACGAGATGATCATCCCTACCGACCCTTGTAGCCACATGCCTTTTATCATCCGTAGCGACTCACAGCACCACGCCGATGTGTTTGCGATCAAATTTGCCAAAGAAAAAAAAGCTATTCTGCACTTTGCTTCACTCAAGTTCTATCAATGGAAAGAGATTTTGCCCAAAATCGAAAAAGGGCATATCCTATACATCACGCATTCTGAAGAACTCAAACGCAATGATTTCAAAGAGTTTCTCTCAAAAGTCAAAGACAAAAATGTCATCGTCTCTCTCATCGCCAATGATTCTGTGCATTTTCCAAATGTCATCACAATCCAGAGCAAAAATCCGATGAGCTCAATCGATGGCAATATTTTGCCTCTCAAAGAATACGAAAAATGTATCATCCAAAAATACGAGAACCGCTACTCTGATGTAGAGTTGGCTGACAAGCTTGGCATTAGCCGCAAAAATCTATGGGAAAAGAGAAAAAAATATGGAATCGAACGCAAAAAATAA
- a CDS encoding phosphatidylglycerophosphatase A family protein yields the protein MSNKVHLWFLTLFYSGKSPIAPGTIGSLVALPLGLPIMYFSHNTLFLLTLIIAILAVKQIDLYESNGGQHDDKSIVIDELVGLWLALCLVPFDVWSIIGAFVLFRIFDIYKPSLIGVIDQKWQGGLGVVADDALAGILSGLCVGGVMKLAIVLHTAL from the coding sequence GTGTCAAATAAAGTGCATCTATGGTTTCTCACCCTGTTTTATAGTGGCAAATCGCCCATTGCACCGGGCACTATCGGCTCTCTTGTCGCATTGCCACTTGGGTTGCCGATAATGTATTTCTCCCACAATACATTGTTTCTCCTCACGCTCATAATCGCCATCCTAGCAGTCAAACAAATCGATCTCTACGAATCCAATGGCGGACAACACGATGACAAAAGTATCGTGATTGATGAGCTTGTGGGTTTATGGTTGGCACTATGCCTCGTGCCTTTTGATGTGTGGAGCATCATCGGAGCGTTTGTGCTCTTCAGAATCTTTGACATTTACAAACCCTCTCTCATCGGCGTGATCGATCAAAAATGGCAAGGTGGGCTTGGCGTCGTCGCAGATGACGCTTTGGCTGGAATTTTATCAGGACTTTGCGTCGGTGGGGTGATGAAACTCGCCATTGTGCTGCACACTGCCCTCTGA
- a CDS encoding aspartate carbamoyltransferase catalytic subunit, with the protein MRHLIHINDLDNKEIEKILDTAKQYKQGIIHKSLENKKIITAFFENSTRTLSSFEIAGKNLGASIIRLDVAKSSTSKGETLRDTAANLNAMQPNAIIIRHSDAGSGYFLIPKVSCPIINGGDGAHSHPTQALLDLMTLLEHFGTLANKTIGIIGDIKNSRVANSNIALLPRFGAKLLLIAPPHFMPPINLPKTHNLREAIKQCDAIISLRTQTERHSRQVYGSLQDYASDFCITSDLLQQHQTIILHPGPVHRNIDISDSVLEDARCKVLQQVENGVFVRMAVLDFLINARS; encoded by the coding sequence ATGCGACATCTAATCCACATCAATGATTTAGACAATAAAGAAATTGAAAAGATTTTGGACACAGCCAAACAATACAAACAAGGCATTATCCACAAAAGTCTAGAAAACAAAAAAATCATCACAGCATTTTTTGAAAACTCCACACGCACTCTAAGTAGTTTTGAGATCGCAGGAAAGAATCTAGGTGCCTCAATCATTCGCCTAGATGTCGCCAAAAGCTCAACTTCCAAGGGCGAGACGCTAAGAGATACAGCAGCCAACCTCAACGCAATGCAACCCAATGCAATCATCATACGCCATAGTGATGCAGGTTCAGGATACTTTCTCATTCCAAAAGTCTCTTGCCCAATCATCAATGGAGGCGATGGTGCACATTCTCACCCCACTCAAGCGTTGCTTGATTTGATGACACTTTTGGAGCATTTTGGCACTTTGGCAAACAAAACAATCGGCATCATAGGAGACATCAAAAACTCAAGAGTTGCCAATAGCAACATCGCCCTACTCCCACGCTTTGGGGCAAAGCTTCTCCTCATTGCCCCCCCACATTTTATGCCTCCTATCAATCTTCCCAAAACCCACAATCTCAGAGAAGCCATCAAGCAATGCGATGCCATCATTAGCTTGAGAACGCAGACAGAGAGACATTCGCGTCAAGTCTATGGCAGTCTGCAAGATTATGCGAGTGATTTTTGTATCACAAGCGATTTGCTACAACAACATCAGACCATCATTCTCCATCCCGGACCCGTGCATCGCAATATCGATATTTCAGATTCTGTTTTGGAAGATGCAAGATGTAAAGTCTTGCAACAAGTAGAAAATGGGGTTTTTGTCAGAATGGCTGTGCTAGATTTTTTGATCAACGCTAGAAGCTGA